A single region of the Zootoca vivipara chromosome 2, rZooViv1.1, whole genome shotgun sequence genome encodes:
- the MBTD1 gene encoding MBT domain-containing protein 1 isoform X11: MGTCWGDISEGVRVEVPNTDCSLPTKVFWIAGIVKLAGYSALLRYEGFESDSSLDFWCNICGLDIHPVGWCATSGKPLVPPRSIQHKYTNWKAFLVKRLTGAKTLPPDFSQKVSESMQYPFKPSMRVEVVDKTHLCRTRVAIVDSVIGGRLRLVYEESEDKTDDFWCHMYSPLIHPIGWSRSIGHRFKRSDIAKKQDSYFDAPPHLFAKVKEAESSGEWFKEGMKLEAIDPLNLSAICVATIRKVLADGYLMIGIDGSEAADGSDWFCYHATSPSIFPVGFCEINMIELTPPRGYAKLPFKWFDYLRETGSVAAPVKFFNKEVPNHGFHVSMKLEAVDLMEPRLVCVATVTRIIHRLLRIHFDGWEDEYDQWVDCESPDLYPVGWCQLTGYQLQPPASQSSRDGQSSSSKQKKKSKSQQYKGHKKKRKIPVGKKPVSLSSVPMTGGVRRSFSGDEELTPPQYRTLPAQTAPEACQPPRTSREFSPSLKTVSSLQLKEELLDGEEYNFLQGASDQESNGSASHYIKQEP, encoded by the exons ATGGGGACTTGCTGGGGTGACATCTCAGAAGGTGTACGTGTAGAAGTCCCTAACACAGACTGCAGCCTACCTACCAAAGTCTTCTGGATTGCTGGGATTGTAAAATTAGCAG GTTACAGTGCTTTACTAAGATATGAAGGCTTTGAAAGCGATTCAAGTCTCGACTTCTGGTGTAACATCTGTGGTCTTGATATCCATCCAGTTGGTTGGTGTGCAACAAGTGGGAAGCCTCTAGTGCCGCCTCGAT CCATTCAACACAAATACACAAACTGGAAAGCATTTCTGGTGAAACGACTCACTGGTGCCAAAACTCTTCCTCCTGACTTCTCTCAGAAG GTGTCAGAAAGCATGCAGTATCCATTTAAGCCTTCTATGAGAGTAGAAGTTGTTGATAAAACTCACCTCTGCCGAACACGGGTAGCAATTGTAGACAGCGTAATCGGAGGCAGGTTAAGATTGGTATATGAAGAAAGTGAAGACAAAACAGATGACTTCTGGTGCCATATGTACAGCCCACTCATACATCCCATTGGTTGGTCTCGGAGTATAGGACATCGGTTCAAAAGATCTG ATATTGCCAAGAAACAGGACTCTTATTTTGATGCACCCCCACATTTATTTGCTAAG GTAAAGGAAGCCGAGTCAAGTGGAGAATGGTTCAAGGAGGGGATGAAATTGGAAGCCATAGATCCATTAAACCTTTCTGCAATATGTGTGGCAACAATTAGAAAG gtaTTAGCAGATGGATATCTTATGATTGGGATCGATGGCTCTGAGGCAGCAGATGGGTCTGACTGGTTTTGTTACCATGCCACCTCCCCTTCTATATTTCCCGTTGGTTTCTGTGAAATTAACATGATTGAACTAACTCCACCCCGAG GTTATGCAAAACTACCTTTCAAATGGTTTGACTACCTCAGGGAAACGGGTTCAGTAGCAGCTCCTGTGAAGTTCTTTAACAAG GAAGTTCCAAACCATGGGTTTCATGTTTCAATGAAGCTGGAGGCTGTGGACCTCATGGAACCTCGTCTAGTATGTGTGGCTACAGTAACTCGTATTATTCACCGTCTGTTGAGGATACATTTTGATGGCTGGGAAGACGAGTATGATCAGTGGGTGGATTGTGAATCTCCTGACCTCTACCCTGTAGGATGGTGTCAGCTAACGGGTTACCAACTACAGCCTCCTGCGTCACAAT CATCAAGAGATGGTCAGTCAAGCTCgtcaaagcagaagaaaaagtcAAAGTCACAACAATACAAAGGACACAAGAAAA AGAGGAAGATACCAGTTGGGAAGAAGCCTGTCAGTTTGTCGAGCGTCCCCATGACAGGTGGGGTGCGGAGGAGCTTCTCTGGTGATGAAGAGTTGACTCCTCCTCAGTATCGAACCCTTCCAGCACAGACAGCCCCGGAGGCCTGCCAGCCTCCCAGGACTAGCAGAGAGTTCAGTCCCAGCCTCAAAACAG TCTCCTCACTGCAGCTGAAGGAGGAGTTGCTAGATGGAGAGGAATACAACTTTCTTCAAGGAGCATCTGATCAGGAAAGCAATGGGTCAGCCAGCCACTACATCAAACAAGAACCCTAA
- the MBTD1 gene encoding MBT domain-containing protein 1 isoform X3, with amino-acid sequence MENTKDLTEHSSRSERKRRDSFGMFDGYDSCSEDTSSSSSSDESEEEVAPLPSNLPIIKNNGQVYTYPDGKSGMATCEMCGMVGVRDAFYSKTKRFCSVSCSRSYSSNSKKASILARLQVTGKPPTKKAKVLQKQPLVAKLAAYAQYQATVQNQSKTKTASVPVEGFSWGNYINSNSFTAAPVNCFKHIFCEQNRTLHCLSLEADGIQNKLVFQAPMGTCWGDISEGVRVEVPNTDCSLPTKVFWIAGIVKLAGYSALLRYEGFESDSSLDFWCNICGLDIHPVGWCATSGKPLVPPRSIQHKYTNWKAFLVKRLTGAKTLPPDFSQKVSESMQYPFKPSMRVEVVDKTHLCRTRVAIVDSVIGGRLRLVYEESEDKTDDFWCHMYSPLIHPIGWSRSIGHRFKRSDIAKKQDSYFDAPPHLFAKVKEAESSGEWFKEGMKLEAIDPLNLSAICVATIRKVLADGYLMIGIDGSEAADGSDWFCYHATSPSIFPVGFCEINMIELTPPRGYAKLPFKWFDYLRETGSVAAPVKFFNKEVPNHGFHVSMKLEAVDLMEPRLVCVATVTRIIHRLLRIHFDGWEDEYDQWVDCESPDLYPVGWCQLTGYQLQPPASQSSRDGQSSSSKQKKKSKSQQYKGHKKKRKIPVGKKPVSLSSVPMTGGVRRSFSGDEELTPPQYRTLPAQTAPEACQPPRTSREFSPSLKTVSSLQLKEELLDGEEYNFLQGASDQESNGSASHYIKQEP; translated from the exons CTACCTGTGAAATGTGTGGGATGGTTGGTGTCAGAGATGCCTTTTACTCTAAAACCAAGCGCTTCTGCAGTGTTTCCTGCTCAAGAAGTTACTCATCGAACTCTAAGAAGGCCAGCATTCTGGCCAGACTTCAGGTAACG GGaaaacctccaacaaagaagGCTAAAGTGCTACAAAAACAACCTTTAGTTGCTAAATTAGCTGCATATGCCCAATACCAAGCAACGGTACAGAACCAATCAAAGACGAAAACAG CATCTGTTCCAGTGGAAGGCTTCAGTTGGGGCAACTACATCAATAGCAATAGTTTCACTGCCGCTCCTGTTAATTGTTTTAAGCAT ATCTTCTGTGAACAAAACAGAACTCTGCACTGTCTCTCCTTAGAAGCAGATGGAATtcaaaacaagcttgtttttcaG GCGCCTATGGGGACTTGCTGGGGTGACATCTCAGAAGGTGTACGTGTAGAAGTCCCTAACACAGACTGCAGCCTACCTACCAAAGTCTTCTGGATTGCTGGGATTGTAAAATTAGCAG GTTACAGTGCTTTACTAAGATATGAAGGCTTTGAAAGCGATTCAAGTCTCGACTTCTGGTGTAACATCTGTGGTCTTGATATCCATCCAGTTGGTTGGTGTGCAACAAGTGGGAAGCCTCTAGTGCCGCCTCGAT CCATTCAACACAAATACACAAACTGGAAAGCATTTCTGGTGAAACGACTCACTGGTGCCAAAACTCTTCCTCCTGACTTCTCTCAGAAG GTGTCAGAAAGCATGCAGTATCCATTTAAGCCTTCTATGAGAGTAGAAGTTGTTGATAAAACTCACCTCTGCCGAACACGGGTAGCAATTGTAGACAGCGTAATCGGAGGCAGGTTAAGATTGGTATATGAAGAAAGTGAAGACAAAACAGATGACTTCTGGTGCCATATGTACAGCCCACTCATACATCCCATTGGTTGGTCTCGGAGTATAGGACATCGGTTCAAAAGATCTG ATATTGCCAAGAAACAGGACTCTTATTTTGATGCACCCCCACATTTATTTGCTAAG GTAAAGGAAGCCGAGTCAAGTGGAGAATGGTTCAAGGAGGGGATGAAATTGGAAGCCATAGATCCATTAAACCTTTCTGCAATATGTGTGGCAACAATTAGAAAG gtaTTAGCAGATGGATATCTTATGATTGGGATCGATGGCTCTGAGGCAGCAGATGGGTCTGACTGGTTTTGTTACCATGCCACCTCCCCTTCTATATTTCCCGTTGGTTTCTGTGAAATTAACATGATTGAACTAACTCCACCCCGAG GTTATGCAAAACTACCTTTCAAATGGTTTGACTACCTCAGGGAAACGGGTTCAGTAGCAGCTCCTGTGAAGTTCTTTAACAAG GAAGTTCCAAACCATGGGTTTCATGTTTCAATGAAGCTGGAGGCTGTGGACCTCATGGAACCTCGTCTAGTATGTGTGGCTACAGTAACTCGTATTATTCACCGTCTGTTGAGGATACATTTTGATGGCTGGGAAGACGAGTATGATCAGTGGGTGGATTGTGAATCTCCTGACCTCTACCCTGTAGGATGGTGTCAGCTAACGGGTTACCAACTACAGCCTCCTGCGTCACAAT CATCAAGAGATGGTCAGTCAAGCTCgtcaaagcagaagaaaaagtcAAAGTCACAACAATACAAAGGACACAAGAAAA AGAGGAAGATACCAGTTGGGAAGAAGCCTGTCAGTTTGTCGAGCGTCCCCATGACAGGTGGGGTGCGGAGGAGCTTCTCTGGTGATGAAGAGTTGACTCCTCCTCAGTATCGAACCCTTCCAGCACAGACAGCCCCGGAGGCCTGCCAGCCTCCCAGGACTAGCAGAGAGTTCAGTCCCAGCCTCAAAACAG TCTCCTCACTGCAGCTGAAGGAGGAGTTGCTAGATGGAGAGGAATACAACTTTCTTCAAGGAGCATCTGATCAGGAAAGCAATGGGTCAGCCAGCCACTACATCAAACAAGAACCCTAA